The Humulus lupulus chromosome 4, drHumLupu1.1, whole genome shotgun sequence genome has a window encoding:
- the LOC133828782 gene encoding uncharacterized protein LOC133828782, with translation MDKFHNIFPKDICILTDEFGQHVRALYHVSRQENSNVCKKTPELMLFVDGIRPVRARVWSGVNYFYVPWNDGEQHWMLVVIDICNWTIWIYDSIPSHWISIEAMKKSMQPLAEYFPFLLQGSGHFENLRHQCNRHMNIKVAPADTVPLNKRTGDCGIFMLKTMEMHIADKCDKSATLVLNDNNIDTFRQAYAVQLYVGSADP, from the exons ATGGATAAATTTCATAATATCTTTCCAAAAGATATATGCATATTGACTGATGAGTTTGGACAACATGTGCGTGCACTATACCACGTGTCTCGACAGGAAAATAGTAATGTATGTAAAAAAACTCCAGAGCTAATGTTGTTTGTTGATGGAATCAGACCAGTTAGGGCGAGAGTTTGGTCGGGCGTCAATTACTTCTATGTGCCTTGGAATGACGGTGAACAACACTGGATGTTAGTGGTAATTGACATCTGTAACTGGACGATATGGATTTATGACTCGATTCCAAGTCACTGGATCTCTATAGAGGCCATGAAAAAATCTATGCAACCACTTGCAGAATATTTTCCTTTTTTACTTCAAGGCAGTGGTCATTTTGAAAACTTACGTCATCAGTGCAATCGTCACATGAATATAAAAGTAGCCCCTGCAGATACTGTTCCTCTTAACAAGAGAAC CGGAGATTGTGGTATATTCATGCTTAAGACAATGGAAATGCACATTGCCGATAAGTGCGACAAGTCAGCTACATTGGTGCTCAACGACAACAACATAGATACATTCAGACAGGCATATGCAGTTCAATTATATGTGGGTAGTGCGGATCCTTAG